The Brassica napus cultivar Da-Ae chromosome C1, Da-Ae, whole genome shotgun sequence DNA segment TTCATACAATTATCCGGATATACCACCCTTGTTTTACCATGAAGGGCGAATCAGTGGTCAATGCTCAACTGGTTGGTTGAATGATGAAGATAACACCGTTCTTCAGACATTTATGATGCTCAACTATGAAACATTTGCTCCATATGAAAGGTagttcattattataaaaagtttaatataaatacatatttatacatatttttagttacataattaagatttaaatgtGTGCAGGATGTTTGAAGAATATATGACTCTAAGTGTTCCTGATATTACTCCGGCTGCAAAGCAAAAAGCGAAAGACACCAAATTCGCTGAGTGGTGCAAAGACTATGTGAgttattgttttttattattaagttCCAGAattcatttaattaaatttgttatttataacAATGTTATTGTATTGCAGATTAATGATGCGACTTAGTTTTACACATTTCCTATGTGGATGTTGGATTTTGTACAAGGTCCTAGGCGTAGTTATAGGTCTTGGCCAATATACCACACCCGTGGATATACTTTCCACACTCATAACCATGGTCAAAATAAGAAAACTCAAAATTATGGTGTATGTGTACCTGGAACCAATGAGACAGACTACTATGGTCTCATACAAGAGATTATGATGGTGGAGTATCATGGTGATGTTGGCTTGAAAGTTATGGTTTTTAAATGTTCGTGGTTTGACACGACGGAAAATCGCGGTATGAGAATACATCCATTTGGTCTTGTTGATGTCTCACCACGAAGACAATATGCAAAATATGATCCTTTTGTATTACCAGGtaagtgaaaaaaaatatttatttttttgagatttGATTATTGATGAAAAGCCATGATTGGAAACTATGATATTTTTGTACCACTAACAGGTAACTGTGATCAAGCATGTTTTATTCCTTATCCATAGGTACGTCAACAATCAGTCCATGACTGGTGGGCCTTCGCCAAAAAATTTCCCCGAGGAATCCGAGAAACGTCCGAAATTGCTTTAACGGCATGGCAAGATGATAGACGTGATCAGGTTGCTGAAAGTTCATTGTTACGGGTGGAAACGCATGTTGTTGATGATGTGTCCGATTATGATATTGCTCCGGTGAATCCTCCAAACGATGAATATGTATCAGATGGTGATGTAGAAGCATACCGTGATTTAGACGATGGTTCagaatagaaaaaatatattctaagagtgtaaaatatgtaaaatatgttgtaaggttgaatgtattaaaaaaaaataagttgtgaGGATGAGAAATAAGTTATAAGgttgtaaaatatattgtaaggttgaaaaataatttgtaaggttgtaaaatatattgtaacgatgaaaaataatttggtaggttgtataatattttggtaaGATTATGGAATATGTATAAAGGTTGAGATATGCTGTTGTTGTAGGAGGAGAGGTTGATGGGTAAGAGTTTAGGGGTTATAGTTTAGGGGTTAGAGGTTTGGTGTTTCGCGAAGGTGATTTAAACAAGGCCACGCTAACTTTCGTGGCTACACGGTTAGCCTCcaatttatttggttttggCTCCACAATTGTTTTTCATTTCGCGGTTGATATTAAACCAAAGCCACTGTAATTTCGTCGGATTTTCGTGGCTATGACGAAATTTGGCAAAACCATTCGGTTTGGCtctaatttatttggttttgcCTCAAATTGTTTTACAATTCGCAGGTATTATTAAAACCGAGCCACGGTTTGCTACGGTTTGATCGTAGCTATGCTGAAAGGGTTTTAATCCTTTCCCCTTTCTTCTCAACACttagacaaaaaaacaaactctCTCCTGAGTCGCCACCGATGAAAGCAATTGTCCTCACCGATTCGAAGACTCGTCGTCTCTGATTCCAAGCCGCGACGTCTCTCATTCCCTTCTGCTCTCAAGGTAACCCTCTATTTCTTCTTCGAGAATCGTCTCGTCTCGATCTAGGTTTTCgattgctttttttttccttagtcTTCTCGATCTAGGGTTTCGATCACTTTGTTCAGTCTCTGTCACTTGAATGTTCTTGTTGCatgtttggtttttgtttctgatttagggtttcaatttttttctgttGTTACTGTCGATTTCTttcttagggtttcgatttctCTCGATTGTCTCTGTCTTAgagttgtctctgtttcttagggtttcagtttctttctgttttgtctctgtctctcttattttgtttttttttctctgccttTATTATTTCGATTGTATAATATTCAAACTAATGGTTCTTTTACATCTCATAGTTGCTCGATTAGGGTTTGTTTCTGTGATAGAGTTGTTCGATTAAGCCAAAGCGATTTAGTTAGCAGTATTGTCTTTGTCTCATAGTTTTGTTGGACACTCTTATGTGTCTTTGTTGTTTCAATTTCTCTTTGTCTCTGTGGGTTTTCGATTAAACTTATACTTTCTTTAACCTTTTCTTCTGTTAACTGCAGATGGCCTCAAGAAGAGGACAAGGGACATCTCCTCCTATGCCTCCTGGTGCCACGGGAGTGGCTGCAACCGGACAAGCTTCATCCTCCCGTTCAAATAGCTATCCGCAAATGTCTCTCAATGCCATGTTCAATGCTCCTGCTAGGATATCCCAGCCACACCTCCATCCTGATAAGCTCAATGGAGCTTTATGGTAAGCTTTCTCTCTTAGTGTTTAACTGTCATTAGATTGTTTAGGCTTCTCTCTGATATCTCTGATGTTTGTGGTCTTTTTAGGTTCTCTATTGACCTATCAGTGAATGCTTTCATCCGTGCAACATGCCAAGCATACTACATGGGACCTTGGAAGAGTTGGAGGTCTGTCCCTGACGAAAGGAGGGATTCATGGTGGCAGACGTTTGTGGTAAGTGATTTACCAACTTAAATTTACCTCTACAATTGTTCTTTGATAACACTAAATgtattgtgtttcaaaaaaataaaataataacaccAACTGTATTGTTTTCCTTTTGTAGCAAAATTTCTACTGGGAGCAACAGTTTAATGACTTGGTCTATGCTCTCTGGAAGAAGGAAACATGGACTTCGATTGGTGAACGGATTAGGACCAAGAAGAGGAAAAACAAGCAGCCAAAGTTCATCAATGAGAATGACTGGATGACCCTTATGGAGTATTGGGCGACAGAACCAGCCAAGAAGAAGAGCAAAGACGCTGCTAAAAGCCGCAAGTCTGACCCTCTGGGTAAAGGGGTATACAAGCACAATGCAGGACCGGTTGGTTTTGCAAGAATTGAATACAACATGGTAATTTCCCTTGTCTTTATTTCTTACACATTTgcctaaataattttttttttcttttttttggcagACGGTTGAGACTGGTGAACCTCCATCCTACACAGACCTTGTCAGGAGGACACACACGAAAAAGGATGGGACTTTTGGGGACTATCGTGCAGAAGAACTGGTAACTCAAGCTGAGATGGAAGCTACTCAGGCCTCTAACACTAACAGTGATGGATCACCTCAAAGTCCATCAGCAACCTCAGCTCCTTCTCGCATTTTGTTAAACCAAGCTTATCTGAAGGTATGTTTTCAAACTCTTGTCATGTGTTTTGTTTCCTCTATAGAATTAGGTTCCAGTAAAAATATATCAAGTGTTTGTTATTGATAGTTTTGTTGTCTATGGAGTtgcaattatgatttttttctgtcTGTGGAGTTGGAATTAGGAGTTTTGTTGACTGTGGAGTTGGAATTAGGTGTTGTCTGAGTCTTGTTCCTCTATAGACTAATCTTGTTGTATGTGGAGTTGGTTTTGACTGAATATGCTTTGTGTTTGCTCTCAGAATGCTAAAGGTAAGAGGGGGCATGTCTACGGACTCGGCAGTGCCCAGTATAGGGAACATGCGCCATCTGCAAGAGTCCCTGCTTCTCTGGCCCGCAACTTGGAGCTGGAGTTGCGTGTGAGTGGACTAGAGACAAGCTTGCAAAGTGTGACTGCTGATGTAAGTGCAGTGAAGGCTGATGTAGGTGCTGTGAAGGAGGATCTGGCAACAATGAAGGAGGGGTTCGCAGCAACAAGGGCTGCAATCACTGAGCTCATCCAATCACTTCGACCCCAAGCTAACCCTCAGCAACAACCCCCTTCTACTCAGGCTCAAGACCCTTCGACTCAGGCTTAGATTCATGTTTAGCATCTTTCTATCTAATCTTAAAACTCTCTTTTGGCTTTTAGATGCATGTGTAGCATCTTTTGATCTCTTATGTACCATCCTTTTGTTCTTAAGACTCAATGCACTtgtttaatatctaatcttctTATGTTTAGCTTTTGTAAACCAACTTTCTTATGATTATAATTTcatgtttaatttaaattgtGTTTTAGGGTTAAAATTagaaattgaaatagaaattgaaatagaaccagaatttaaaaaaaacatggttAACACTAGCCACGACAAAACCGTGAGTACATAGCCACgataccaacaagaaaaaacagTGGCTAAGTATTCCCACGAAAATATAGTGGCAATCTTCGTGGCTAAAACTTCCCATGAAAAGATAGTGGCAATCTTCGTGGCTAGGCATAGCCACGATCCAGACAGGGTAAAACAGTGGTTAAAAAAAGCCACGAAAGAATCGTGGTGAAACCGTGGCTAATAAGCCACGCTAAGCCACGGTTTTTCGTACTCACGAAGCTATAGCCACGGTAGTTTCTCGACATAGAATCGTGGCAGGTAATCAGATAGCCACGGTTTTTTGGCTTATGTACCCACGATTTGTTAGTGGCTTTTTCGTGGCTATACGGTGTatttttactagtgcaagcgGACCTCTTGCATTAGTGTTTGGATTCGTTGGTCTCTGCATCTTCTGATTCTCCACTCTCCTTCAACAAGTACCTCACTTATTGTTGCATTCCTAGGAATGCCAAGCTTCTGTGTGCCAATTTCTCCGGTTATCTCTATCAACCGACCCCTTTCATGCCATAAATCAGTCAAAACCTCACTGTCATACCACTTCTAATGTCCATACGGATG contains these protein-coding regions:
- the LOC111213597 gene encoding uncharacterized protein LOC111213597, producing the protein MASRRGQGTSPPMPPGATGVAATGQASSSRSNSYPQMSLNAMFNAPARISQPHLHPDKLNGALWFSIDLSVNAFIRATCQAYYMGPWKSWRSVPDERRDSWWQTFVQNFYWEQQFNDLVYALWKKETWTSIGERIRTKKRKNKQPKFINENDWMTLMEYWATEPAKKKSKDAAKSRKSDPLGKGVYKHNAGPVGFARIEYNMTVETGEPPSYTDLVRRTHTKKDGTFGDYRAEELVTQAEMEATQASNTNSDGSPQSPSATSAPSRILLNQAYLKNAKGKRGHVYGLGSAQYREHAPSARVPASLARNLELELRVSGLETSLQSVTADVSAVKADVGAVKEDLATMKEGFAATRAAITELIQSLRPQANPQQQPPSTQAQDPSTQA